From the genome of Gemmatimonas phototrophica, one region includes:
- a CDS encoding YgaP family membrane protein, with translation MCNDNVIRRFAGVFILLSVALGFLVSPNFFYFTAFVGFNLLQSSFTNFCPLEKILGRFGLFGCRASGASAR, from the coding sequence ATGTGCAACGATAACGTCATTCGCCGCTTTGCCGGCGTCTTCATTCTGCTGTCCGTGGCGCTTGGCTTCCTGGTGTCGCCCAACTTCTTCTACTTCACGGCATTTGTGGGTTTCAACCTGCTGCAGTCGAGCTTCACGAACTTCTGCCCGCTGGAGAAAATTCTGGGCCGGTTCGGGCTCTTCGGCTGCCGTGCATCGGGAGCCTCAGCGCGATAA
- the trxC gene encoding thioredoxin TrxC produces the protein MSTTNSPARQAIMPCGACGKLNRINMDRVDVAAHCGTCKATLAIDAPIVLTDANFDTVVGKSTVPVMVDFYADWCGPCKMMAPVFADFARRQKGRVLVAKVNTDENPGVSMRFGIRSIPTLTVMAGGKEVARQVGAVPMAALENMVAGVRIS, from the coding sequence ATGAGCACAACGAATAGCCCCGCACGGCAGGCCATCATGCCGTGCGGGGCCTGCGGAAAACTGAATCGCATCAACATGGATCGCGTGGATGTGGCGGCCCACTGTGGTACCTGCAAGGCCACGCTCGCGATCGATGCGCCCATCGTGCTCACCGACGCCAACTTTGACACGGTGGTGGGCAAGAGCACCGTGCCGGTCATGGTCGACTTTTATGCCGACTGGTGTGGGCCGTGCAAGATGATGGCGCCGGTCTTTGCCGACTTTGCCCGGCGTCAGAAGGGGCGGGTGCTGGTCGCCAAAGTGAATACCGACGAAAACCCGGGCGTCTCCATGCGCTTCGGCATTCGCAGTATCCCTACGCTGACCGTGATGGCGGGCGGGAAAGAGGTGGCGCGGCAGGTGGGGGCGGTGCCCATGGCCGCACTGGAAAACATGGTGGCGGGCGTCAGGATCTCCTGA
- a CDS encoding ArsR/SmtB family transcription factor, translated as MVAERFKALSDRARLSLLQELRTGPRTVNDLVEATGMGQANVSRHLAQLFANGLVSRERDGVYVRYELADKDVLKLCELVCGRLETELTERRKVLGGR; from the coding sequence ATGGTCGCTGAGCGCTTCAAAGCGCTGAGTGACCGCGCGCGTCTGAGTCTGTTGCAAGAGCTGCGCACAGGGCCGCGCACGGTGAATGACCTCGTGGAAGCCACCGGGATGGGTCAGGCGAACGTCTCGCGTCACCTCGCGCAGCTGTTCGCGAACGGCCTGGTCTCGCGGGAGCGCGATGGCGTGTACGTGCGCTACGAGTTGGCCGACAAGGACGTGCTGAAACTCTGTGAATTGGTGTGTGGCCGACTGGAGACCGAGCTCACTGAGCGACGGAAAGTGTTAGGCGGCCGGTAA
- a CDS encoding OsmC family protein: MIRHGSAVWNGTIKEGSGTVSTPSGVLNNTPYSFKLRFEDESGTNGTNPEELIAAAHAGCFSMALSGQLTRNGFTAESLATSAALTLEQKDGGFAITKVHLTLDAKVPGISPEQFQELAAAAKAGCPVSKVLNAEITLTATLA, encoded by the coding sequence ATGATTCGTCACGGTTCAGCCGTCTGGAACGGCACTATCAAGGAAGGTAGCGGTACGGTCTCCACGCCCAGCGGCGTCCTGAACAACACGCCGTATTCGTTCAAGTTGCGGTTTGAAGACGAGTCGGGGACCAACGGCACGAACCCGGAAGAGCTCATTGCCGCCGCGCATGCCGGCTGTTTCTCCATGGCCCTCTCTGGTCAGCTCACCCGGAACGGCTTTACCGCGGAATCACTGGCCACATCGGCGGCGTTGACGCTGGAACAGAAGGACGGGGGCTTTGCCATCACCAAGGTGCACCTCACGTTGGACGCCAAGGTGCCGGGCATTTCTCCCGAGCAGTTCCAGGAGCTGGCGGCAGCGGCGAAAGCCGGATGCCCAGTGTCCAAGGTGCTCAATGCCGAGATTACGCTCACGGCGACGTTGGCCTGA
- a CDS encoding amidohydrolase family protein, with protein MRLPARLLPRLSARGLLALLGTVAPVASVGAQSAPSAAPVVLRAARLLDGAGGVLLNQDVVVDNGRIVAIRPARGPLPAGSVDLGARTLLPGFIDTHVHMGWYITGHDRMHTDGDGDTPAVSAMAHAGNAWATLHAGFTTVQSIGEADNATLRDAIQRGWIPGPRILTSLGSLNERTRGGSPDSLRAVVRRFKQQGADVIKIFASKSIRDGGEATMTPEQLQAACGESTAQGLRSVVHAHSADAAQRAARAGCTQVEHGVFADDATRSAFVQHGTFFDPQCGLVFRNYLDHKPWFEGIGNYNAAGFASMEQALPLAEAGIGLASRTKGLKLVFGTDAVAGAHGRNAEELVCRVRRGGQNAMDAIVSATSRAAESLRLEREIGRVAVGLSADLIATDGDPSQEIEASQRVSFVMRTGTIYRNDGARFTAGRRNRGVR; from the coding sequence ATGCGACTTCCTGCCCGTTTGCTCCCTCGCCTCTCCGCTCGCGGTCTTCTTGCCCTGCTGGGTACGGTTGCCCCCGTCGCATCGGTCGGTGCCCAGTCTGCCCCCTCCGCCGCGCCGGTGGTGCTGCGCGCCGCGCGACTCCTTGATGGCGCGGGGGGCGTTTTGCTGAACCAGGATGTGGTAGTGGATAACGGCCGTATTGTAGCCATCCGCCCCGCTCGTGGGCCGCTGCCGGCGGGCAGCGTAGACCTTGGCGCTCGCACGTTGCTCCCGGGGTTCATCGATACCCATGTGCATATGGGGTGGTACATCACCGGTCACGACCGCATGCACACCGACGGCGACGGTGATACGCCTGCGGTGAGTGCCATGGCACACGCCGGCAACGCCTGGGCCACACTGCACGCCGGTTTCACTACCGTGCAAAGCATTGGCGAGGCCGACAACGCCACGCTGCGCGACGCCATCCAGCGCGGATGGATTCCAGGGCCGCGCATTCTCACCTCTCTCGGATCACTGAACGAACGCACGCGCGGCGGGTCCCCTGATTCATTGCGGGCCGTTGTGCGGCGCTTCAAGCAACAGGGGGCCGACGTGATCAAGATCTTCGCGTCCAAGAGTATTCGCGACGGTGGCGAAGCAACAATGACGCCGGAGCAGCTGCAAGCCGCGTGTGGCGAGTCCACCGCACAAGGACTCCGCTCGGTAGTGCATGCCCACTCGGCCGATGCAGCGCAGCGCGCGGCGCGGGCCGGGTGTACCCAGGTAGAGCATGGCGTGTTTGCCGACGACGCTACCCGTTCCGCGTTCGTGCAACACGGCACCTTTTTTGACCCGCAGTGTGGCCTGGTCTTTCGCAATTATCTCGACCATAAACCGTGGTTTGAAGGGATTGGCAACTACAATGCGGCCGGTTTTGCGTCCATGGAGCAGGCACTCCCGCTCGCCGAGGCAGGGATTGGGCTGGCGTCGCGCACGAAGGGGCTCAAGTTGGTGTTCGGCACTGATGCGGTGGCGGGCGCACATGGCCGGAACGCCGAAGAACTGGTGTGCCGGGTGCGCCGAGGCGGGCAGAACGCAATGGATGCCATTGTGAGCGCCACGAGCCGCGCGGCGGAATCGCTGCGCCTGGAGCGGGAGATTGGCCGTGTGGCCGTTGGGCTGTCGGCCGATCTCATTGCCACCGATGGCGATCCGTCGCAGGAAATTGAGGCATCACAACGGGTCTCGTTTGTCATGCGCACGGGGACGATTTACCGCAACGATGGCGCCCGCTTCACTGCCGGACGTCGCAACAGAGGAGTGCGTTAA
- a CDS encoding gluconate 2-dehydrogenase subunit 3 family protein — MATSEPRGTARRDFLKAAGVLAVGTATVGSAAACDVKEPTQTAADDQGLERVRGFDRTMLDAVAAAVLPESLGAPAIRAVTDRFVAWADGYDPVAEEMHGYGYADIRYLPADPAPAWRAQLQALDVLAQKTTRQSFARLPLDAQRAVLSATLRTERGDRLPSPLGARHVALAVLAFWGSSPEAWNLALGAQVSPATCRTLGDAVKRPLPLAGERA; from the coding sequence ATGGCAACGAGCGAACCGCGGGGCACGGCGCGCCGCGACTTTCTGAAGGCCGCTGGGGTGCTGGCGGTGGGCACTGCCACGGTGGGCTCGGCGGCAGCGTGTGATGTGAAAGAACCCACGCAGACCGCCGCGGACGATCAGGGCCTCGAGCGAGTACGGGGGTTTGACCGCACGATGTTGGATGCCGTGGCCGCAGCCGTGTTGCCGGAGTCGTTGGGGGCGCCGGCCATTCGCGCCGTCACCGATCGTTTTGTGGCCTGGGCCGACGGCTATGACCCGGTGGCGGAGGAGATGCACGGCTACGGATACGCGGATATCCGCTACCTCCCGGCCGATCCGGCTCCGGCGTGGCGGGCACAATTGCAGGCGCTGGATGTGTTGGCGCAGAAAACCACACGCCAATCGTTTGCGCGCCTTCCGTTGGACGCACAGCGTGCGGTCCTCTCGGCCACATTGAGAACGGAGCGTGGGGATCGTCTGCCGTCGCCTCTGGGCGCTCGTCATGTGGCATTGGCGGTACTCGCGTTCTGGGGCAGTTCCCCCGAGGCTTGGAACCTGGCCCTTGGTGCACAGGTGAGCCCCGCTACCTGTCGCACGCTGGGGGATGCCGTGAAGCGTCCGCTGCCCTTGGCGGGAGAGCGCGCGTGA
- a CDS encoding GMC oxidoreductase has translation MIIQNSETTVHEADICIVGSGITAAMMAAHLAEHTTQSVLVVEAGKPTTAFRDRTRARERFLAYGESPWKADHLDDQNAFGTTWGFSPSMHVGGLAMHWGGVSPRYSPEDFQLRSLYGVGSDWPFSYTDLDPFYQEAEERMGVAGEQGPPALDPRGKPYPLPPLPINYNLAQLQQWAGKADIATWSTPSAKNSVERDGRAQCQRCDTCYPVCPTGAKYSPDFTWDALMAAKKITLLTQTLIRRLEADAKTGRITAATGNRTDATGAPVTVRAKTFVLAAGFVWSPHLLLLSRSEAFPNGLANRSGLVGKYLAGHRNVNAYLQLPMELLPGINAQHSLVSKQFMRPGKQSRYLRHDLRIWESSVGREPRLRDDNETLLFGDALLKDWQQRAKGATARVRGYYDVLPDKESKLWLDNTHTNRFGDPMPTMAFKDAPESAALREFQEESLRDLFRRMAKAGGGEILRMENSANDLGQEHPTGGCRMGTDPMDSVVNGDGRAHDHENLWVAGAPAQPTASCCNGTLTFVAVGLKTAAAIAKG, from the coding sequence GTGATCATTCAAAATTCCGAGACCACGGTGCACGAAGCGGACATCTGCATCGTTGGCAGTGGCATTACCGCCGCCATGATGGCGGCGCATCTCGCGGAGCACACCACACAATCCGTACTGGTGGTGGAAGCGGGGAAACCCACCACGGCGTTCCGCGACCGCACCCGCGCCCGCGAGCGCTTTCTGGCGTACGGCGAGAGCCCATGGAAGGCCGATCACCTCGACGATCAGAACGCCTTTGGAACAACGTGGGGCTTTTCGCCGAGTATGCACGTAGGCGGGCTGGCCATGCATTGGGGTGGCGTGTCTCCGCGCTATTCACCCGAAGATTTCCAGCTTCGCTCGCTGTATGGGGTAGGGAGCGACTGGCCCTTCAGCTACACCGACCTCGATCCGTTCTATCAGGAAGCCGAGGAACGCATGGGTGTGGCTGGTGAGCAGGGGCCGCCAGCGCTTGATCCTCGCGGCAAACCGTATCCGTTACCACCGCTGCCAATCAACTACAACCTGGCGCAGTTGCAGCAGTGGGCCGGCAAGGCGGATATCGCCACCTGGAGTACCCCCAGCGCCAAGAATTCTGTGGAGCGCGATGGGCGGGCGCAGTGTCAGCGGTGCGACACCTGCTATCCGGTATGCCCAACCGGCGCGAAATATTCGCCGGATTTCACGTGGGACGCGCTGATGGCCGCCAAGAAGATTACGCTGCTCACACAAACGCTCATTCGCCGACTGGAAGCCGACGCGAAGACTGGGCGGATCACCGCCGCGACGGGTAACCGCACCGACGCAACCGGGGCGCCGGTGACGGTGCGGGCCAAAACGTTTGTACTGGCGGCGGGTTTTGTGTGGTCTCCGCATCTGCTGCTGCTGTCGCGCAGTGAGGCGTTTCCCAATGGCTTGGCCAACCGGAGTGGGCTGGTGGGCAAGTACCTGGCCGGGCATCGCAATGTGAACGCGTATCTACAGTTGCCCATGGAACTGCTGCCGGGGATCAACGCGCAGCATTCGTTGGTCAGCAAGCAGTTCATGCGCCCGGGCAAGCAGTCACGCTATCTGCGTCACGACCTGCGGATCTGGGAGTCAAGTGTCGGGCGCGAGCCGCGACTGCGCGACGACAACGAGACGCTGCTGTTTGGTGATGCCCTGCTGAAGGACTGGCAGCAGCGCGCCAAGGGGGCCACGGCGCGGGTGCGCGGCTACTACGACGTGTTGCCGGACAAGGAAAGCAAGTTGTGGCTCGATAACACGCACACGAACCGCTTTGGCGATCCCATGCCCACCATGGCCTTCAAGGACGCGCCGGAGAGCGCGGCGTTGCGTGAGTTTCAGGAAGAGTCGCTGCGTGACCTGTTCCGGCGCATGGCGAAAGCCGGCGGCGGGGAAATCCTGCGCATGGAGAACAGCGCTAACGATTTGGGGCAGGAGCATCCCACCGGTGGCTGCCGCATGGGCACGGACCCGATGGACAGCGTAGTCAACGGCGATGGGCGGGCGCACGACCACGAGAATCTCTGGGTGGCCGGTGCCCCGGCGCAGCCGACCGCGAGCTGCTGCAATGGCACGCTCACGTTTGTGGCCGTGGGGCTCAAGACGGCGGCGGCGATTGCGAAGGGCTGA
- a CDS encoding zf-HC2 domain-containing protein yields MTDPSLDTVVAGVPCREVLADLSDFLDGALSDNRVAQLQAHVGSCDNCSRFGGHIALTLGALRSAVVARPANTALGDRIMAAVRGA; encoded by the coding sequence ATGACTGATCCTTCACTCGATACTGTGGTGGCCGGGGTGCCCTGCCGCGAGGTATTGGCGGACCTGTCTGACTTTTTGGACGGTGCGCTGAGCGATAACCGTGTGGCGCAGCTGCAGGCCCATGTGGGGAGCTGCGACAACTGCTCACGGTTTGGGGGACACATTGCGCTCACGCTGGGGGCCCTGCGCAGTGCCGTCGTGGCTCGACCGGCGAATACCGCGCTTGGCGACCGCATCATGGCGGCGGTGCGGGGAGCGTAA
- a CDS encoding RNA polymerase sigma factor, with translation MDDGGLLAASAAGDAAAFEAFMRQYQPSVSRYLQTYTGSRDVDDAVQETFIAAWRGAGGYRGAASARAWLFTIARHSVHHLVRRRVDEPDDLLSVEQLAEQAGWGALPASGGDDPPWDGELLTLALQRLPADEREVLTLRELDGFSGDETAEVLHISVAAMKSRLHRARIHLAATVRALTGLPTHSEASHD, from the coding sequence ATGGATGACGGGGGGTTGCTGGCGGCGTCAGCTGCCGGCGATGCCGCGGCGTTCGAGGCCTTCATGCGGCAGTACCAGCCATCGGTCTCCCGGTATCTGCAGACCTACACCGGCTCCCGCGACGTTGATGATGCGGTCCAGGAGACCTTCATCGCGGCGTGGCGGGGGGCCGGCGGGTACCGTGGCGCCGCGTCGGCACGCGCCTGGCTGTTCACCATCGCTCGGCACAGCGTGCACCACTTGGTGCGCCGTCGTGTGGATGAGCCGGACGATCTGCTGTCGGTGGAGCAGTTGGCCGAGCAGGCTGGGTGGGGTGCCCTACCGGCCAGCGGCGGGGATGACCCGCCCTGGGACGGTGAACTGCTGACGCTCGCCTTGCAGCGCCTCCCCGCCGACGAACGGGAAGTGCTGACGTTGCGGGAGCTGGATGGCTTCTCCGGAGACGAAACGGCGGAAGTCCTGCACATCTCGGTCGCTGCAATGAAAAGCCGATTGCACCGAGCCCGAATTCACCTGGCCGCCACCGTGCGTGCCCTGACCGGATTGCCTACGCATTCGGAGGCGTCGCATGACTGA
- a CDS encoding YgaP family membrane protein: MSALFAKNVGTVDRIFRFALGIGLLALAFTGPKTAWGYLGFIPLLTATLSSCPLYTLFGFTTCKVPQRS, encoded by the coding sequence ATGTCTGCTCTCTTTGCCAAGAACGTCGGTACGGTCGATCGCATTTTCCGCTTTGCCCTCGGCATCGGACTCCTGGCCCTGGCCTTTACCGGCCCCAAGACGGCGTGGGGTTATCTCGGCTTCATCCCGTTGCTTACCGCCACCCTGAGCAGCTGCCCGTTGTACACCCTGTTCGGCTTCACCACCTGCAAAGTGCCACAGCGGTCGTGA
- a CDS encoding S9 family peptidase translates to MRRSAFLIAIATVAPVGALAAQQRVLTAADYARAEKFLGFNTQPLVSNTGVQPTWLPDGRFTYRVRQPDGAQPTFVVSAKGVKTNCTATGASCPAAEAPRPAPRNRTRAPEVLSPDGSKAAFIREWNLWVRDVASNQETQVTADGVKDFGYATDNAGWVHSDRAVLLWSPDSRKIATFQQDQRNVGDMYLVRTKVGHPELLAWKYPLPGDSVVSMIHRVVVDLSGTAPRVVRFKMPADQHRSSVCDHIACGGKLADVEWFPDGSQVAFLSNSRDHKVATLRVADAATGDVRDVLREEVKTQFESGDGDQNWRVLPASNEVIWFSERDDWGQLYLYDLSTGALKNQITTGEGTVLSVERIDAKTRMVWFVAAGKEAGRDPYFRHLYRVGLNGKGLTLLTPEDGDHNTSLSPDGARFVDSWSRPDLPQTAVLRDARTGALVTTLEKGDISKLVATGWKPPTRITVKDRDGKWDLYGLMWTPTQLDSTRKYPIINYIYPGPQGGSVGSRQFTPSTRDNQALAELGFIVVAIDGTGNPTRSKSFHDAYYARMGDNTLPDQIAGMKQLAARHAFIDLDRVGIWGHSGGGFATAGAMFRYPDFFKVGISESGNHDNRNYEDDWGERYHGLLVKTGATDSYDAEANQVFAKNLKGKLLLAHGTLDDNVPPDNTYLVVDALIKAGKDFDLLMIPNAAHGYGPASNYMMRRRWDYFVQHLLGATPPREYQIGPK, encoded by the coding sequence ATGCGTCGCTCCGCCTTTCTGATTGCCATCGCCACCGTCGCGCCTGTTGGAGCGCTTGCTGCCCAGCAGCGGGTGCTGACCGCCGCCGATTACGCGCGCGCCGAAAAGTTCCTCGGCTTCAACACGCAGCCTCTGGTCTCCAATACAGGCGTCCAGCCTACGTGGCTTCCTGACGGCCGGTTTACCTACCGGGTGCGCCAGCCCGATGGCGCTCAACCCACGTTTGTGGTGAGCGCCAAAGGCGTAAAGACCAACTGCACCGCGACGGGCGCGTCCTGCCCGGCGGCCGAGGCCCCACGCCCGGCGCCGCGCAACCGCACACGGGCACCCGAAGTGCTGTCTCCCGACGGCAGCAAGGCGGCGTTCATCCGCGAATGGAACCTCTGGGTGCGCGATGTGGCCAGCAATCAGGAAACGCAGGTCACCGCCGACGGCGTGAAGGATTTCGGGTACGCCACCGACAACGCCGGCTGGGTGCACAGTGATCGGGCCGTGCTGCTCTGGTCGCCTGACTCGCGGAAGATCGCCACATTCCAGCAGGATCAGCGCAACGTGGGCGACATGTATCTCGTGCGGACCAAGGTGGGGCACCCCGAGTTGCTGGCGTGGAAGTATCCGCTGCCTGGTGACAGCGTGGTATCCATGATCCACCGCGTGGTGGTGGATCTGTCGGGCACCGCGCCGCGCGTGGTGCGCTTCAAGATGCCCGCCGACCAGCATCGCAGTTCGGTATGCGACCACATTGCCTGCGGCGGCAAGCTGGCTGATGTCGAGTGGTTCCCAGACGGGAGCCAGGTGGCATTTCTCTCCAACTCGCGCGACCACAAGGTAGCCACGCTGCGGGTGGCTGATGCCGCCACGGGCGACGTGCGTGATGTGCTGCGCGAAGAAGTGAAGACGCAGTTCGAAAGCGGCGACGGCGATCAGAACTGGCGGGTGTTGCCTGCCAGCAATGAAGTCATCTGGTTTTCTGAGCGCGACGATTGGGGACAACTCTACCTGTACGATCTCTCCACTGGTGCGCTCAAGAATCAGATCACGACCGGCGAAGGGACAGTGCTGTCAGTGGAGCGAATTGACGCCAAGACTCGCATGGTGTGGTTTGTGGCCGCCGGCAAGGAAGCGGGGCGCGATCCATACTTCCGTCATCTCTACCGCGTTGGACTCAACGGCAAGGGGCTTACACTGCTTACGCCTGAAGACGGAGATCACAACACCTCGCTCTCCCCCGATGGCGCGCGCTTCGTGGACAGCTGGTCGCGCCCCGACCTGCCCCAGACGGCCGTGCTGCGCGACGCGCGCACCGGAGCACTCGTAACGACCCTCGAGAAGGGCGATATCTCCAAACTGGTCGCGACGGGCTGGAAGCCGCCCACGCGCATTACGGTGAAAGACCGCGACGGCAAATGGGACCTGTACGGCCTCATGTGGACGCCCACGCAATTGGATTCCACCAGGAAGTACCCGATTATCAACTACATCTACCCGGGTCCGCAGGGTGGTTCGGTGGGCAGTCGCCAGTTCACGCCGTCCACGCGCGACAATCAGGCGCTGGCTGAGCTGGGGTTCATCGTGGTGGCGATTGACGGCACGGGCAATCCCACGCGTTCCAAGTCATTTCATGATGCGTACTACGCGCGCATGGGGGACAACACCCTTCCCGACCAGATTGCCGGCATGAAGCAGTTGGCCGCGCGCCATGCCTTTATCGATCTCGATCGGGTTGGGATCTGGGGGCACTCGGGGGGCGGGTTCGCCACCGCCGGGGCAATGTTCCGCTATCCGGACTTCTTCAAGGTGGGTATCTCCGAGTCGGGCAACCACGACAACCGGAACTATGAAGATGACTGGGGCGAGCGTTATCATGGTCTGCTCGTAAAGACCGGCGCCACGGACAGCTACGACGCCGAAGCCAATCAGGTCTTCGCCAAGAACCTCAAGGGCAAGCTGTTGCTGGCGCATGGCACCCTCGATGACAATGTGCCGCCAGACAACACCTATCTGGTGGTGGATGCGCTCATCAAGGCGGGCAAGGATTTTGACCTGCTCATGATCCCCAATGCCGCGCATGGGTATGGACCAGCGTCCAATTACATGATGCGTCGTCGGTGGGATTATTTCGTACAGCATCTTCTCGGAGCGACGCCGCCACGAGAGTACCAGATCGGCCCGAAGTAG
- a CDS encoding PAS domain-containing sensor histidine kinase — protein sequence MSATFVLPLLEQALSRLNDVVLITEAEPTERPGPRIVFVNAAFERMTGYTAQEVIGLTPRILQGPRTDPQVLRQLREALHAWQSLRVSLTNYHKNGTPFDVEFEVIPIPDAEGWFTHWVSIQRDITHRRLAEQVIRNASTLDELGAGICYELCEYTAAHVVLWRMRPRGQRHWHVLQAGVERLVDAQLLEADETCRVVPLPTSGELEVQLVLWHRTTPFGEAQCALAEAVAERAAPAADRLYAVLRQQRLANALRQSEKLEAIGRLSGGIAHDFNNLLTVVLGNVEYLQSIVPASDEVTGICNDITQASMRARTLVQRLLDFGRQRVPSVQPFAVDSVIASATALLERTLASPIHLTTAVEAPAPIVLGDPALLEQVLVNLVLNARDAMVSMVRPEPGEIRVVAVREVITQIGQDGYMAALPPGRYVAIDVMDEGPGMTDEVRERAFDPFFTTKPIGALGVGAGLGLSSAFGAVAMMGGTIRLENIEPHGLRVRVLVPSA from the coding sequence GTGTCTGCCACGTTCGTACTGCCCCTGCTGGAACAGGCGTTGTCGCGCCTCAACGATGTTGTGCTCATCACCGAAGCCGAGCCCACAGAGCGACCGGGCCCGCGCATCGTGTTTGTGAATGCCGCCTTCGAGCGCATGACCGGCTACACGGCCCAGGAGGTGATCGGGTTAACCCCGCGCATCCTCCAGGGGCCACGCACGGACCCGCAAGTGCTGCGGCAGTTGCGGGAGGCGCTGCATGCCTGGCAGTCGCTGCGGGTATCGCTGACGAACTATCACAAGAACGGCACGCCCTTCGATGTGGAGTTCGAAGTCATTCCCATTCCTGATGCAGAGGGCTGGTTCACGCATTGGGTATCCATACAGCGCGACATTACACACCGCCGTCTCGCCGAGCAGGTCATCCGGAACGCAAGTACGCTGGATGAGCTGGGCGCGGGGATCTGCTACGAACTGTGCGAGTATACTGCGGCACATGTGGTGCTCTGGCGGATGCGCCCGCGTGGCCAGCGGCACTGGCACGTGTTGCAGGCTGGGGTGGAGCGTCTCGTGGACGCCCAGCTCCTTGAGGCCGACGAAACCTGTCGAGTGGTGCCCCTCCCCACCTCGGGGGAGCTCGAGGTTCAGCTCGTGCTGTGGCATCGCACCACACCGTTTGGTGAGGCGCAGTGTGCATTGGCCGAGGCGGTGGCCGAACGTGCGGCCCCGGCCGCGGACAGACTGTACGCGGTTCTCAGACAACAGCGCCTTGCCAATGCGTTGCGCCAGTCGGAGAAGCTGGAAGCGATTGGGCGCCTCTCCGGTGGGATTGCGCACGATTTCAACAATCTGCTTACCGTGGTGCTGGGCAACGTCGAGTATCTGCAATCGATCGTTCCCGCGTCGGATGAAGTCACCGGCATCTGCAATGACATCACCCAGGCGTCCATGCGCGCACGCACGCTGGTGCAGCGACTGCTCGACTTTGGTCGGCAGCGAGTGCCGTCCGTGCAACCGTTTGCCGTGGATTCCGTCATTGCCTCGGCGACGGCGCTCCTGGAGCGCACCCTGGCGTCGCCGATACACTTGACGACGGCAGTGGAGGCACCGGCGCCGATCGTGCTCGGCGACCCGGCCTTACTCGAACAGGTGCTGGTGAACCTGGTCTTGAATGCCCGCGATGCCATGGTCAGCATGGTGCGCCCGGAACCCGGAGAAATTCGCGTGGTGGCGGTCCGGGAGGTCATCACGCAAATCGGGCAGGATGGATACATGGCCGCGCTGCCCCCAGGGCGCTATGTGGCGATCGACGTGATGGATGAAGGGCCGGGGATGACCGATGAGGTCCGGGAGCGCGCGTTCGACCCCTTCTTTACCACCAAGCCGATTGGGGCGCTTGGGGTAGGCGCCGGCCTGGGGCTATCATCGGCCTTTGGTGCCGTGGCCATGATGGGCGGCACCATCCGCCTTGAGAACATCGAGCCACACGGGCTTCGGGTGCGGGTGCTGGTCCCCAGCGCGTAG
- a CDS encoding DUF423 domain-containing protein, whose amino-acid sequence MERLFLTIGALSAAISVAAGAFGAHALRERVEPRLLEVFETGARYQMYHALALLAVAWVAGRWPGTLSTASGWLFVAGTLLFSGSLYAMTLTGVRALGAITPIGGVCFIAGWVCLALAIRAQ is encoded by the coding sequence ATGGAACGACTCTTTCTGACGATCGGCGCCCTTTCCGCGGCCATCAGTGTGGCCGCCGGCGCATTTGGTGCCCACGCCCTGCGTGAGCGGGTTGAACCACGCCTCCTGGAAGTGTTCGAGACTGGTGCTCGCTACCAGATGTACCACGCACTGGCGCTCCTCGCCGTGGCGTGGGTGGCAGGTCGCTGGCCCGGGACGCTGAGCACCGCCAGTGGCTGGCTCTTTGTGGCCGGCACGTTGCTGTTTTCCGGGTCGCTGTATGCCATGACCCTCACCGGCGTGCGCGCCTTGGGTGCCATCACGCCGATAGGAGGCGTGTGTTTCATAGCCGGATGGGTGTGCCTCGCGCTCGCCATCCGCGCGCAGTGA